The proteins below come from a single Planctomycetota bacterium genomic window:
- a CDS encoding UDP-N-acetylmuramoyl-L-alanyl-D-glutamate--2,6-diaminopimelate ligase has protein sequence MKLSDLAKRIPGSRVVGAGDVDVARVVHDSRGVRRGDLYVALVGTHVDGHEFVQPALEAGAVAAVVERTVRLPGNPPLVVVPDAREALALAAHALAGDPTQRLTVVGVTGTNGKTTTTYLVRSILEKAGHATGLLGTVGYQIGERWIPSRMTTPDATDLAAYFAEMVEEGLEAAVMEVSSHALDQRRVAGIAFNVGAFTNLTPEHLDYHKDMPSYRQAKGRLFAGLSAEAWAVLNADDEASPLFAEATPARVLWYGLDRPADVRAEDLATSLEGSRFTLLLPRGRAPVHTALLGKHNVRNCLTAAAIAEALAVPIEATVAGLEAVTTVRGRLEKVPTDRPFTVLVDYAHTADALENVLEAVRGLSPRRLILVFGCGGDRDRKKRPEMARVAERLADRIVVTSDNPRSEDPRAIAEEIFKGFSSPAAATAELDRRRAIELAIREAAEGDAVLIAGKGHET, from the coding sequence ATGAAACTTTCGGACCTGGCCAAGCGGATCCCCGGATCGCGCGTCGTCGGCGCGGGGGATGTGGACGTCGCGCGCGTGGTCCACGATTCTCGCGGGGTGCGGCGAGGCGACTTGTACGTCGCGCTCGTCGGGACGCATGTGGACGGACACGAGTTCGTGCAACCGGCCCTCGAGGCCGGGGCCGTGGCGGCCGTCGTCGAGCGGACGGTCCGGCTGCCGGGCAACCCGCCCCTGGTCGTCGTGCCGGACGCGCGCGAGGCGTTGGCGTTGGCGGCCCACGCGCTGGCCGGCGACCCGACGCAGCGGCTGACGGTCGTCGGCGTCACGGGAACCAACGGAAAAACCACCACGACGTATCTGGTGCGGAGTATTCTGGAGAAGGCGGGGCACGCGACCGGACTCCTGGGGACGGTGGGTTACCAGATCGGCGAGCGGTGGATTCCGTCGCGGATGACGACGCCGGACGCGACGGACCTGGCGGCGTACTTCGCCGAGATGGTCGAGGAAGGGCTGGAGGCGGCGGTGATGGAGGTTTCCAGCCACGCGCTGGACCAGCGCCGGGTGGCGGGCATCGCGTTCAACGTCGGTGCGTTCACGAACCTGACGCCGGAGCACCTGGACTATCACAAGGACATGCCGTCCTACCGCCAGGCGAAGGGGCGCCTGTTCGCGGGCCTGTCGGCCGAGGCGTGGGCCGTTCTGAACGCCGACGACGAGGCGAGCCCTTTGTTTGCCGAGGCGACGCCGGCGCGCGTCCTGTGGTACGGCCTGGACCGTCCCGCGGACGTCCGGGCGGAGGACCTGGCGACGAGCCTTGAGGGGAGCCGCTTCACCCTGCTCCTGCCGCGCGGACGGGCGCCGGTGCACACGGCCCTGCTGGGGAAGCACAACGTGCGGAACTGTCTGACGGCGGCGGCGATAGCCGAGGCGCTGGCTGTTCCGATCGAGGCGACGGTCGCGGGGCTCGAGGCGGTGACCACGGTGAGGGGCCGCCTCGAAAAGGTGCCGACGGACCGGCCTTTCACGGTGCTGGTGGATTACGCGCACACGGCGGATGCGCTCGAGAACGTGCTGGAGGCGGTGCGTGGGCTTTCACCGCGGCGCCTGATTCTGGTGTTCGGATGCGGGGGCGACCGCGACCGCAAGAAGCGGCCGGAGATGGCGCGGGTGGCCGAACGTCTCGCCGACCGGATCGTCGTCACGAGCGACAATCCGCGGAGCGAGGACCCGCGGGCGATTGCGGAGGAGATTTTCAAGGGATTCTCTTCGCCCGCGGCGGCGACGGCGGAACTGGACCGCCGGCGGGCGATCGAACTGGCGATCCGCGAAGCGGCCGAAGGCGACGCCGTCCTCATCGCCGGCAAAGGCCACGAAACGTA